One genomic window of Marinobacter adhaerens HP15 includes the following:
- a CDS encoding alkane 1-monooxygenase: MNAKTPDNLQSHKISAPAEKDASGNWKDPKRYMWLLGPALPGIGLAALTGYALAPKKLKALAWTGPALVHGIIPALDRAIGEDKSNPPESAVKTLEQDKYYDRIVKAFIPTQYAMTFMGAWLASRKNTPLDDKIGLTLTVGAINGVGINTAHELGHKSNRLNKLLAMAALAPTGYTHFVVEHNFGHHKRVATPEDPASSRMGESFWKFLPRTVLGGIKSSIKIEKARLARKGKNFWSLDNELLQGWAMSAGFFGATTLVCGPRAVPFLAAQAVYGASLLESVNYIEHYGLLRQKDKNGKYERTQPEHSWNSNHIVTNLFLYQLQRHSDHHAHPQRSYQALRHFEKAPQLPGGYASMLLPAYLPQWWYETMDKRVIDHYEGDLSKINWDPDRKEELMARYADYAAEVAAEAKARRESANSEAA; the protein is encoded by the coding sequence ATGAACGCCAAAACCCCGGATAACCTGCAATCACACAAAATCTCGGCGCCCGCTGAAAAAGACGCCTCTGGCAACTGGAAAGACCCGAAGCGTTACATGTGGCTACTCGGTCCCGCACTGCCAGGAATCGGACTGGCCGCACTGACCGGCTATGCCCTGGCTCCAAAAAAACTGAAAGCCCTGGCATGGACTGGCCCGGCGCTGGTACACGGCATCATCCCTGCCCTGGATCGGGCTATCGGCGAGGATAAGAGCAATCCACCGGAATCGGCGGTGAAGACACTGGAGCAGGACAAGTACTACGACCGGATTGTGAAAGCATTTATTCCGACCCAGTACGCCATGACCTTCATGGGTGCCTGGCTTGCCAGCCGCAAAAACACACCTCTGGATGACAAGATAGGGCTCACGCTGACGGTTGGCGCTATCAATGGCGTCGGGATCAATACCGCCCATGAGCTCGGCCACAAATCCAACAGACTGAACAAGCTGCTGGCCATGGCAGCCCTGGCACCCACCGGCTACACCCACTTCGTTGTTGAGCACAACTTTGGTCATCACAAGCGGGTAGCCACGCCGGAGGATCCTGCCAGCAGCCGTATGGGCGAGAGTTTCTGGAAGTTCCTGCCACGCACGGTGCTCGGTGGTATCAAATCATCCATCAAGATCGAGAAGGCGAGGCTTGCCCGCAAGGGCAAGAACTTCTGGAGCCTGGACAACGAACTGCTGCAGGGATGGGCCATGAGCGCCGGGTTCTTTGGCGCCACAACGCTGGTTTGCGGCCCGAGGGCGGTTCCGTTCCTGGCGGCCCAGGCGGTTTACGGTGCCAGTTTGCTCGAGAGTGTGAACTACATCGAGCACTACGGTCTGCTGCGCCAGAAAGACAAAAACGGCAAGTATGAGCGCACCCAACCAGAGCACAGCTGGAACAGCAATCACATTGTGACCAATCTGTTCCTGTATCAGCTCCAGCGGCATTCAGACCATCACGCGCATCCACAGCGCAGTTATCAGGCTTTGCGGCATTTCGAGAAGGCTCCACAATTACCCGGTGGTTATGCCTCAATGCTTCTGCCGGCCTATCTGCCCCAGTGGTGGTACGAAACCATGGATAAGCGGGTGATTGATCACTACGAGGGAGATCTGAGCAAAATCAACTGGGATCCGGACCGGAAAGAGGAGCTGATGGCCAGGTATGCGGACTACGCTGCTGAGGTAGCTGCTGAAGCGAAGGCTCGCCGCGAATCCGCGAATTCCGAGGCTGCCTGA
- a CDS encoding crotonase/enoyl-CoA hydratase family protein, whose product MALVNVEKKNHILLIGLNRPEKMNAMNREMYHQIAAAYHQLENDPELRVGLMYAEGDHFTSGLQLDDWAGVFANGKGIEPGEGELDPFHITGQALTKPVVFAAQGICFTCGVEMMLNTDVRVAAKGTRFAQLEVKRGIFACGGATIRLQREIGWGNAQRYLLTGDEWTADQAYQWGLIQELVEPGEQFNVALEIAEKIARAAPLGVQGSLKSSKIAVSEGQEAAKQRLFPDLQPVMASEDVKEGIQSFLERREAAFKGK is encoded by the coding sequence ATGGCTCTGGTAAATGTTGAGAAGAAAAATCACATCTTGCTGATCGGGCTGAACCGCCCGGAAAAAATGAACGCCATGAACCGCGAGATGTACCACCAGATTGCGGCGGCCTACCACCAGCTGGAAAACGACCCGGAGCTACGGGTCGGGCTGATGTACGCCGAGGGCGACCACTTCACCAGCGGCCTGCAACTGGACGACTGGGCGGGTGTGTTTGCCAATGGAAAGGGCATTGAACCGGGTGAAGGCGAACTGGATCCCTTCCACATTACCGGTCAGGCGCTGACCAAACCCGTGGTCTTCGCCGCCCAGGGCATCTGCTTCACCTGCGGCGTTGAGATGATGCTCAACACCGACGTGCGCGTTGCTGCTAAAGGAACCCGCTTTGCCCAACTGGAAGTGAAGCGGGGCATCTTCGCCTGTGGTGGTGCCACCATCCGCCTGCAACGGGAAATCGGCTGGGGCAATGCCCAGCGTTACCTGCTGACTGGCGATGAGTGGACCGCCGATCAGGCGTATCAGTGGGGGTTGATTCAGGAACTGGTGGAACCCGGCGAGCAGTTCAACGTCGCGTTGGAAATTGCCGAGAAAATTGCCAGGGCGGCGCCACTGGGTGTCCAGGGCAGTCTTAAATCCTCAAAAATTGCTGTCAGCGAAGGGCAGGAGGCTGCGAAGCAGCGATTGTTCCCGGACCTTCAGCCGGTTATGGCCAGTGAGGATGTAAAGGAGGGAATTCAGTCATTCCTGGAACGTCGAGAGGCCGCTTTCAAAGGTAAGTAA
- a CDS encoding acyl-CoA dehydrogenase, which yields MTDTLIDRRDLAFQLYEVLDTENLTTRERFSEHNRDTFDAVIETADKMAREKFATHNSAADKDEPKFVNGQVEMLPQVKEAFDAYAQAGFIAGRYDYELGGMQLPESVMAACNGFFTAANPGTAGYPFLTTAAANLIRVFGNEQQKTTFLPNMLSGRFSGTMALTEPHAGSSLADIRTSASPTDEGHYLIKGAKIYISGGEQSITDNIVHMVLAKIKGAPAGVKGISLFIVPKFLVDDEGNPTERNGVSLAGLIHKLGYRGTTSTALSFGDDAPCHGYLVGEPHQGLKYMFQMMNEARVGVGFGAAVIGYRGYMHSLEYAKDRLQGRKASEKNPESPQVPIIDHADVRRMLLAQKAYSEGGLALCLYGARLMDDQHTHPDEQKRQEAGKLLDLLTPVIKAWPSEYGPKANDLAIQVYGGAGYTREYPVEQCWRDNRLNPIHEGTNGIQAMDLLGRKIWQDQSHGLQLLMQEMQVDLQAATTDRCQQWALSLSETLQQAVKVTQSLGKSLMEGDPDKTLANASCYLHLFGHIMVAWMWLRQANAASHALGSANTDDEGNFYQGKLQAAQYFFHWELPTVAQDLVLLRNQDDTCLNMKSEWF from the coding sequence ATGACCGACACCCTGATCGACCGCCGCGACCTGGCGTTCCAGCTCTACGAAGTTCTCGATACCGAAAACCTCACCACCCGCGAGCGCTTCAGCGAACACAACCGCGACACCTTCGATGCCGTCATTGAAACCGCCGACAAGATGGCACGGGAAAAGTTTGCCACCCATAACAGCGCCGCCGACAAGGACGAACCAAAGTTCGTCAACGGCCAGGTCGAGATGCTGCCGCAGGTGAAGGAAGCCTTCGACGCCTATGCGCAAGCCGGCTTTATCGCAGGACGTTACGACTATGAACTGGGTGGCATGCAGTTGCCTGAATCGGTCATGGCCGCCTGCAATGGTTTCTTCACAGCTGCCAACCCCGGCACCGCGGGTTACCCGTTTCTGACCACAGCTGCCGCCAACCTCATCCGGGTTTTCGGCAACGAACAGCAGAAAACCACCTTTCTTCCGAACATGCTCAGCGGTCGTTTCAGCGGCACCATGGCCCTGACCGAGCCCCACGCTGGTTCCTCCCTTGCGGATATTCGGACATCGGCGTCGCCCACAGATGAGGGGCACTATCTGATCAAGGGCGCGAAGATTTATATCTCCGGCGGCGAGCAGTCCATCACTGACAACATCGTTCACATGGTGCTGGCCAAGATCAAAGGCGCGCCGGCGGGCGTGAAAGGTATCTCCCTGTTCATCGTGCCCAAGTTTCTGGTGGATGATGAAGGCAATCCCACTGAACGCAACGGCGTCAGCCTCGCTGGCCTGATTCACAAGCTGGGCTACCGGGGAACCACGTCTACTGCACTGAGTTTCGGCGACGATGCCCCCTGCCACGGCTATCTGGTGGGCGAGCCCCATCAGGGCCTGAAATACATGTTCCAGATGATGAACGAAGCGCGGGTCGGTGTCGGTTTCGGCGCTGCCGTGATCGGCTATCGGGGTTACATGCACAGCCTCGAATACGCCAAAGACCGTCTTCAGGGGCGCAAGGCCAGCGAGAAGAACCCGGAAAGCCCGCAGGTGCCGATTATTGATCACGCCGATGTCCGTCGCATGCTGCTGGCCCAGAAAGCCTACAGTGAAGGTGGCCTGGCTCTCTGCCTCTATGGCGCACGACTGATGGATGACCAGCACACCCATCCGGACGAACAGAAACGCCAGGAAGCCGGAAAGCTGCTGGACCTGCTCACTCCGGTGATCAAAGCATGGCCTTCCGAATACGGCCCCAAGGCTAACGACCTGGCCATTCAGGTATACGGTGGCGCAGGTTACACCCGGGAGTACCCGGTAGAGCAGTGCTGGCGTGACAACCGCCTTAACCCGATTCACGAAGGCACCAATGGTATCCAGGCCATGGACCTGCTGGGCCGTAAGATCTGGCAGGATCAAAGCCACGGTTTGCAGCTGCTCATGCAGGAAATGCAGGTGGACCTGCAGGCAGCCACCACCGATCGTTGCCAGCAATGGGCCCTGTCCCTGAGTGAAACCCTGCAGCAGGCAGTGAAGGTTACCCAAAGCCTGGGTAAATCCCTGATGGAAGGCGATCCCGACAAAACCCTGGCCAATGCCTCCTGCTACCTGCACCTGTTCGGGCACATTATGGTGGCCTGGATGTGGCTGCGTCAGGCCAATGCGGCCTCCCATGCCCTGGGTTCCGCGAATACCGATGATGAAGGCAATTTCTACCAGGGCAAACTGCAGGCGGCCCAGTACTTCTTCCACTGGGAATTGCCAACCGTGGCTCAGGATCTGGTGCTGCTGCGCAATCAGGACGATACCTGTCTGAACATGAAATCGGAGTGGTTCTGA
- a CDS encoding GlxA family transcriptional regulator — protein MRTVSVIGFDGALASAITGIIDLFRLAGVTWARINDEAPTPRFTTRLLTKDGAPCRCINGLTIQPDGAWNDLLPGGDDSDLVVIPTIGGPIEVVLAGNSELIEWLSAFRSSDAGQVRVASNCTGAFMLAEAGLLDGRQATTHWGFSHQFRQRFPAVNLQPDKLVTVDGDIACAGGGMAWWDLGIYLVERYAGAQVARELAKAFVIDAGRTSQAPYSALQARRYHSDAAILKLQDWLDSHYREPVSLQRLASLSGLTERSLIRRFKAATGDTPTGYLQLLRIEVARQHLEKSRLPIDEITQLVGYEDVSSFTRLFRKHTGLSPGAYRSRFVR, from the coding sequence ATGCGAACGGTCTCTGTTATCGGTTTTGATGGCGCTTTAGCCAGCGCCATCACTGGCATTATTGATCTTTTCCGTCTTGCCGGCGTTACCTGGGCGCGAATTAACGATGAAGCGCCGACACCCCGATTCACAACCCGGCTTCTGACGAAGGACGGAGCGCCCTGCCGCTGCATTAACGGACTGACCATTCAGCCAGACGGAGCCTGGAACGATTTGTTACCGGGTGGCGACGACAGCGATCTGGTGGTGATACCGACTATTGGTGGTCCTATCGAAGTCGTTCTGGCCGGGAATTCGGAGCTTATTGAATGGCTGAGCGCATTTCGGTCTTCAGACGCCGGGCAGGTGCGGGTAGCCAGTAACTGTACCGGTGCGTTCATGCTGGCCGAGGCGGGGCTGCTGGATGGTCGTCAGGCGACGACGCATTGGGGCTTCAGCCATCAGTTCCGCCAGCGCTTTCCGGCGGTGAACCTTCAGCCGGACAAGCTGGTAACGGTGGACGGCGACATTGCCTGTGCCGGGGGCGGCATGGCCTGGTGGGATCTGGGGATCTATCTGGTCGAACGTTACGCGGGGGCTCAGGTGGCGCGGGAGCTGGCGAAGGCGTTTGTGATTGATGCGGGGCGGACCAGTCAGGCGCCTTACAGCGCCCTGCAGGCTCGCCGTTACCATTCTGATGCCGCCATTCTGAAGCTGCAGGACTGGCTGGACAGTCATTACCGCGAACCTGTTTCCCTGCAACGCCTGGCTTCACTCAGCGGACTCACCGAGCGTTCTCTGATTCGCCGATTCAAGGCAGCCACTGGTGACACGCCCACCGGGTATCTGCAACTTCTACGGATTGAGGTGGCACGTCAGCATTTGGAGAAATCGCGGTTACCGATTGATGAAATCACCCAGTTGGTGGGCTACGAAGACGTGAGTTCGTTCACGCGTCTGTTCCGCAAACATACTGGGCTTTCACCCGGTGCTTACCGCTCTCGCTTTGTCAGGTAA
- a CDS encoding CNNM domain-containing protein produces MTLLIAFAVLSIGFSFLCSILEAALLSVTPSYIASLKKEKPKLFARLRKLKDDVDDPLSAILTLNTVAHTVGATGVGAQVTVVFGEAWLGIASAVMTLAILIFSEIIPKTIGAKYWRSIAPRLPAILGFMIKALLPFIWLSKQVTRRIGSGEADVDIRAEISALAEIGKDQQALDEDERRMIHNVLRFHEIKVSSVMTPRTVCKYVDPDITYDQFREQVSKSPFSRYPVIDEEGEALGYLHRADLINLDSDVDLLDHMRKIKRVKGNTNIEFLFSDMLRERQHLAVVYDELGTWLGIVTLEDILETLLGTEIMDETDNVSNLRRYAKQRWSRRLKKYGSG; encoded by the coding sequence ATGACATTACTAATTGCCTTCGCAGTGCTCTCGATTGGCTTCTCCTTTTTATGCTCCATTCTAGAGGCGGCCTTGCTTTCGGTGACTCCGAGCTACATCGCCTCACTGAAAAAAGAGAAGCCGAAGCTTTTCGCCCGGTTGCGAAAACTGAAAGACGATGTGGACGATCCCCTGTCTGCAATCCTTACACTGAACACGGTTGCCCACACCGTGGGCGCAACTGGCGTTGGCGCCCAGGTAACGGTGGTTTTTGGGGAAGCCTGGCTCGGCATTGCCTCTGCGGTAATGACCCTGGCTATCCTGATATTCTCGGAAATTATTCCCAAAACCATTGGCGCCAAATACTGGCGGAGTATTGCGCCACGGCTGCCAGCTATTCTGGGGTTCATGATCAAGGCGCTGCTGCCGTTCATCTGGTTGTCCAAACAGGTCACCCGCCGAATTGGGTCTGGTGAGGCCGACGTTGATATCCGTGCGGAGATCAGCGCCCTGGCGGAGATCGGCAAGGATCAGCAGGCCCTGGACGAAGACGAACGGCGCATGATTCACAACGTCCTGCGATTCCACGAGATCAAGGTCAGTTCCGTGATGACACCAAGGACGGTCTGCAAGTACGTTGATCCGGACATCACTTACGACCAGTTCCGGGAGCAGGTCAGCAAATCACCGTTCTCCCGATACCCGGTAATCGATGAGGAAGGCGAGGCGCTCGGGTACCTGCATCGGGCAGACCTGATCAACCTCGATTCCGATGTCGACCTGCTCGATCACATGCGCAAGATCAAGCGAGTGAAAGGCAACACCAACATCGAATTCCTGTTTTCGGACATGCTGCGAGAGCGGCAACACCTGGCCGTCGTCTATGACGAATTGGGAACCTGGCTGGGAATAGTGACGCTGGAGGACATACTGGAGACACTTTTGGGCACGGAAATCATGGATGAAACCGATAATGTCTCGAACCTCCGCCGGTATGCGAAGCAGCGCTGGAGCCGGCGTCTGAAGAAGTATGGCTCCGGATAG
- a CDS encoding NADPH-dependent 2,4-dienoyl-CoA reductase, whose translation MSDTYPNLLKPLDLGFTELKNRVLMGSMHTGLEDRFWNIHKFARYFAERAEGGVGLMVTGGFSPNLVGQLAPLASTMNNRATALLHRHVTGAVHEAGGKICMQILHAGRYGYQPLIVSASATKAPISPFKARALSSKGVERQINDFVSAAKLAKFAGYDGVEVMGSEGYFINQFLCERTNKRTDKWGGPYENRMRLPVEIVRRMREAVGPEFIIIYRLSMLDLVEGGQTWDQIVTLGKAIEQAGATIINTGIGWHEARVPTIVTSVPRGGFADVTAKFYGEVDIPVCTTNRINTPEKGEEILAAGKADMVSMARPLLADSEFVRKAEQGRSDEINTCIACNQACLDHAFQAKRASCLVNPRACHETELVLTVAPVVRRVAVVGAGPAGLAAATTAAKRGHKVTLFDADDRIGGQFNYAKRIPGKEEFYETLRYYQRQIELLEIDLKLGTRVDADSLKAQGFDDVVIATGVKPRTPAIEGIDHPKVLGYLDVLRHNKPVGETVAVIGAGGIGFDVSEFLTHDFSHHPEGEQVSVADWQAEWGVNPDFDGPGGLAERQPTPSPRKIYLMQRKTGKVGGGLGKTSGWVHRNSLKHREVEMLRGCRYERIDDQGLHISLTDKDGKVTESRVLAVDNVIICAGQEPYRELFDELSDSGVTAHLIGGADVAEELDAKRAIRQGTEVAAKL comes from the coding sequence ATGAGCGACACCTATCCCAACCTTCTGAAACCCCTGGATCTCGGCTTCACTGAACTTAAGAACCGAGTGCTGATGGGGTCCATGCACACGGGCCTGGAAGATCGGTTCTGGAACATCCACAAGTTTGCGCGGTACTTTGCCGAGCGCGCAGAAGGTGGCGTGGGGCTCATGGTGACGGGCGGTTTCTCGCCCAATCTGGTTGGGCAGCTGGCCCCGCTTGCCTCGACCATGAACAATCGGGCAACGGCTCTTTTGCATCGTCATGTGACCGGCGCGGTGCATGAGGCCGGCGGCAAGATCTGTATGCAGATCCTGCACGCAGGGCGTTATGGCTACCAGCCTCTGATTGTCTCGGCGTCGGCAACCAAAGCGCCGATCAGCCCGTTCAAGGCCCGCGCCCTTTCCTCGAAAGGAGTTGAACGTCAGATCAACGATTTCGTCAGTGCCGCGAAGCTCGCGAAATTTGCGGGTTATGATGGCGTCGAGGTGATGGGCTCCGAAGGCTATTTCATCAACCAGTTTTTGTGTGAGCGGACCAACAAGAGAACGGACAAGTGGGGTGGCCCTTACGAGAACCGTATGCGCCTGCCCGTGGAGATTGTCCGCCGTATGCGCGAGGCTGTTGGGCCTGAATTTATCATTATCTACCGGTTGTCCATGCTGGACCTGGTCGAGGGTGGCCAGACCTGGGATCAGATCGTGACGCTGGGCAAGGCCATTGAGCAGGCAGGCGCCACCATCATCAATACCGGGATTGGCTGGCATGAAGCCCGTGTGCCCACCATCGTTACCTCGGTTCCCCGGGGCGGCTTCGCCGATGTCACCGCCAAGTTCTATGGAGAAGTGGATATCCCGGTGTGTACCACCAACCGCATCAACACCCCCGAAAAAGGAGAAGAGATTCTCGCCGCCGGAAAGGCGGATATGGTGTCGATGGCCCGGCCTCTGTTGGCGGACAGCGAGTTTGTTCGCAAAGCCGAGCAGGGGCGCAGTGACGAAATCAACACCTGCATTGCCTGCAACCAGGCGTGTCTTGACCATGCCTTCCAGGCCAAGCGGGCATCGTGCCTTGTAAACCCGAGGGCCTGCCACGAAACCGAGCTGGTGTTGACGGTAGCGCCGGTTGTGCGCCGGGTCGCAGTGGTGGGGGCCGGACCTGCGGGGCTGGCAGCAGCGACCACCGCCGCGAAACGGGGCCACAAGGTGACCCTTTTCGACGCGGACGATCGGATTGGCGGTCAGTTCAACTACGCCAAACGCATCCCGGGCAAGGAAGAATTCTACGAAACCCTTCGTTATTACCAGCGCCAGATAGAGCTGTTGGAGATCGACCTGAAGCTGGGCACGCGCGTGGACGCGGACTCACTCAAGGCCCAGGGCTTTGATGACGTGGTGATCGCCACTGGCGTGAAGCCGAGAACACCGGCAATTGAAGGCATCGATCATCCCAAGGTGCTCGGGTACCTCGATGTGCTTCGTCACAACAAACCGGTTGGTGAGACTGTGGCGGTTATTGGTGCCGGCGGTATAGGCTTCGATGTCAGCGAGTTCCTGACACACGACTTCAGCCACCATCCCGAAGGCGAGCAGGTCAGCGTTGCCGACTGGCAGGCGGAATGGGGCGTCAACCCGGACTTCGATGGCCCCGGAGGCCTGGCCGAGCGCCAGCCAACACCGTCGCCCCGAAAGATTTACCTGATGCAGCGAAAAACCGGCAAGGTCGGCGGCGGTCTGGGCAAGACGTCGGGTTGGGTGCACCGCAACAGCCTGAAGCACCGTGAAGTCGAGATGCTGAGGGGCTGTCGCTATGAGCGGATTGACGACCAGGGTCTGCATATCTCACTGACCGACAAAGATGGCAAGGTCACGGAGAGTCGGGTGTTGGCCGTGGACAATGTGATTATTTGTGCAGGCCAGGAACCTTATCGGGAACTTTTCGACGAGTTATCGGACTCTGGGGTGACCGCGCATCTGATCGGCGGTGCAGACGTCGCCGAAGAACTGGACGCCAAACGGGCCATCCGGCAGGGAACGGAAGTCGCAGCCAAATTATGA
- a CDS encoding monovalent cation/H+ antiporter subunit A, which produces MSLPLVVLLPFLGAIAAPLFAQGGRTAIAVASSVPALIALAALFPHWETLADGGVVLHSYEWLPALGLSFSFRLDGLSLLFALLILIIGLLIILYARYYLKAHENVGKFYALLLCFKGSMLGIVLSSNLLLMMIFWELTSLTSFLLISFWTHKQDARRGARMALAVTGGGGLALLAGILIIGNIVGSFELDDVLAAGDQIKAHAMYPVALTLVLLGAFTKSAQFPFHFWLPHAMQAPTPVSAYLHSATMVKAGIFLMARLYPALAGTEQWFYMVSFTGMATLLIGAYVAMFKHDLKGLLAHSTVSHLGLITLLFGMGTQLAAVAAVFHVINHATFKASLFMAAGIIDHETGTRDMRRINGLWRYMPHTATLAMVAASSMAGVPLLNGFLSKEMFFAESLELNLPGLWAWLPPIVATLAGIFAVAYSARFVHDVFFNGKPVDLPIYPPHEPPRYMKFPVEILVFACIMVGVFPAVSVGPLLQIAASATLGGDVPDYTLSVYHGFNLPLVMSFVAFFGGLLMYSQRQRFFDFHARFKEIDEKAVFEAVVLRVVDLANRFTTRIENGSLQRYAMLLLVSAIAVAAMPLLGLGIFVGENGLSPVDLPTGIAAVLLIFCALTTAILHRQRFYALVLLSVVGLIVALAFARFSAPDLAMTQLSVEVVTIVLLMLAIFYMPAWTPIETPLKRRLRDIAIAAVAGIGMTLVTLAMLTQPFSSISDFFLENSKTGGGGTNVVNVILVDFRGFDTLGEITVLAIAALGIYAMLKDTALTPPPSDGEGHAWTRDSHPLMLRLIARPMLPLALMVSAFIFLRGHNLPGGGFIAGLVTSVALILQYIASGMDWTEDRITVRYHNVIGLGLLFATVAGAGSLAFGYPFLTSTFDYITWPVVGKFEVASALIFDLGVYLTVIGATLLALVSIGRISPHSAIKSKKEGA; this is translated from the coding sequence ATGTCGCTACCGCTGGTTGTTTTACTGCCTTTTCTGGGTGCCATAGCCGCACCCCTGTTCGCCCAGGGCGGCAGAACGGCGATTGCCGTTGCATCTTCTGTACCCGCGTTGATCGCACTCGCAGCCCTTTTCCCGCATTGGGAAACCCTTGCTGACGGCGGCGTTGTGCTGCACAGCTACGAATGGCTCCCTGCGCTCGGCCTCTCCTTCAGTTTTCGTCTGGACGGGCTGTCCCTGCTATTCGCTCTGCTGATCCTGATTATCGGGCTGCTGATCATTCTTTACGCCCGCTACTACCTGAAAGCCCATGAAAACGTCGGCAAGTTCTACGCCCTGCTGCTGTGCTTCAAGGGATCGATGCTCGGCATCGTGCTCTCAAGCAACCTGCTCCTGATGATGATTTTCTGGGAACTGACCAGCCTGACCTCGTTCCTGCTGATCAGTTTCTGGACCCATAAACAGGACGCCCGCCGTGGCGCCCGGATGGCACTCGCGGTAACCGGCGGCGGCGGCCTTGCACTGCTCGCCGGCATCCTGATCATCGGCAACATTGTTGGCAGCTTCGAGCTTGATGACGTTCTGGCAGCCGGAGACCAGATAAAGGCTCATGCCATGTATCCGGTCGCCCTGACCCTGGTTCTGCTGGGCGCGTTCACCAAATCGGCCCAGTTCCCGTTCCATTTCTGGCTGCCTCACGCCATGCAGGCACCGACACCGGTATCTGCCTACCTGCACTCGGCTACCATGGTCAAAGCCGGCATCTTTCTCATGGCCCGGCTGTATCCGGCCCTGGCAGGCACTGAACAGTGGTTTTACATGGTCAGTTTTACCGGCATGGCCACCCTGCTCATTGGTGCCTATGTGGCCATGTTCAAGCACGACCTGAAAGGCCTGCTTGCCCACTCGACGGTCAGTCACCTGGGCCTGATCACCCTGCTGTTCGGCATGGGCACCCAGCTTGCCGCCGTGGCTGCGGTTTTCCACGTCATCAACCACGCCACGTTCAAAGCCTCCCTGTTTATGGCCGCCGGTATCATCGACCATGAAACCGGCACCCGGGACATGCGGCGCATCAATGGCCTTTGGCGTTACATGCCGCACACCGCAACCCTGGCCATGGTGGCCGCCTCATCCATGGCAGGCGTACCTTTGCTGAATGGCTTCCTGAGCAAGGAGATGTTCTTTGCCGAATCCCTGGAGCTGAACCTGCCGGGGCTCTGGGCCTGGCTACCTCCGATCGTTGCCACACTCGCGGGTATTTTCGCGGTGGCGTACTCAGCACGTTTTGTCCACGATGTGTTCTTCAACGGCAAGCCCGTCGATCTCCCGATCTACCCACCGCATGAGCCTCCACGCTACATGAAGTTTCCGGTGGAGATCCTGGTATTTGCCTGCATCATGGTCGGCGTGTTCCCTGCTGTTTCCGTTGGCCCGCTGCTCCAGATTGCAGCGTCCGCCACGCTTGGCGGCGATGTGCCGGACTACACGCTTTCTGTTTACCACGGCTTTAACCTGCCGCTGGTCATGAGCTTCGTCGCTTTCTTCGGTGGACTGTTGATGTACAGCCAGCGTCAACGCTTCTTCGACTTCCACGCCCGGTTCAAGGAAATTGATGAGAAGGCGGTATTTGAAGCGGTGGTGCTGAGGGTTGTCGATCTGGCCAACAGATTTACCACGCGCATCGAAAATGGCTCGCTTCAGCGATACGCCATGCTTCTTCTGGTAAGCGCTATCGCGGTCGCAGCCATGCCGCTTCTCGGGCTTGGCATTTTTGTCGGCGAAAACGGACTGAGCCCGGTGGATTTACCAACAGGGATCGCGGCCGTTCTGTTGATCTTCTGTGCTCTGACAACGGCCATCCTGCACCGTCAAAGGTTCTATGCCCTTGTTTTGCTGAGCGTCGTCGGTCTGATCGTGGCTCTGGCTTTCGCCCGTTTCTCAGCACCAGATCTGGCAATGACACAACTTTCCGTTGAGGTCGTCACCATTGTTCTCCTGATGCTGGCAATCTTTTACATGCCTGCATGGACGCCTATCGAGACACCACTGAAACGCCGGTTGCGGGATATTGCCATTGCGGCGGTTGCCGGCATTGGCATGACGCTGGTCACACTGGCGATGCTGACCCAACCGTTCAGTTCGATTTCTGATTTCTTCCTCGAAAACAGCAAAACCGGTGGCGGCGGCACCAACGTGGTCAACGTGATCCTGGTGGACTTCCGGGGCTTCGATACCCTGGGTGAGATTACCGTCCTTGCCATTGCTGCCCTTGGCATCTACGCCATGCTGAAGGACACGGCCCTGACGCCACCTCCCAGCGACGGCGAGGGACATGCATGGACCCGGGATTCCCACCCGCTGATGCTGAGGTTGATTGCCCGGCCCATGCTGCCACTGGCACTGATGGTATCCGCCTTCATTTTTCTGCGGGGTCACAATTTGCCCGGGGGCGGCTTTATCGCCGGCCTAGTGACTTCGGTTGCCCTTATTCTCCAGTACATTGCCAGCGGTATGGACTGGACCGAAGACCGAATCACTGTCCGTTACCACAACGTGATCGGCCTGGGCCTGCTCTTCGCAACGGTTGCGGGCGCCGGAAGCCTCGCCTTTGGCTATCCGTTCCTGACCTCCACGTTCGATTACATAACCTGGCCTGTGGTTGGCAAATTCGAGGTCGCGTCTGCACTGATTTTTGATCTGGGCGTCTATCTCACTGTGATCGGCGCTACCCTGCTTGCGCTGGTCAGTATCGGCCGGATATCTCCCCACTCCGCCATAAAGAGTAAAAAGGAGGGTGCATAA